The window GCTGCTTCAGTCCAACTCTTCCCAACCAGTGATTAAACAGAAGTACAATACGAGGCGTTATAATCCATTCAGATAGCACACGCCGTCTATCAAGGAGTACAGAACCCGCTCATAGTCTCATAGATGTAGTTATTATTATGAAAATGAAACCTGCTGAAACATTTTTATAGATAAGGTCATTGAGGAAAATAAGAAAATGGTTGCAGTATTAGAAATACAACACGGGGTTAATGTGAAAATTAGTTAAGCCTTGTAAGTTAAGAGAATTGGCCGGGTACACGCGCATGTAATCTTTTCCTTTCAAAGTCAATCTGCAAGAAATAAACACACCCAAAAACAGAATGGTCATCGAAAAAAATTGTTAGTCCCAATTGTGTAAAAGTATGAACGTTGACTACAAGCACTAAGTATTTACCACTTTCTTAACACGTTCATTTGCTGCAGCTGTTCCTCCGCTAACATTTTCAGGCAGGTAAGGACTACGTACACGAACCTCCTTCATTACAACAATGTCAGTCTTGTCCCACTGAACTGGAAGCCTGATGGAATGGAACGATATAATTTGTTATCCGTATGCACAACTTACTGTCACAGGAAAGAAATGTGCATAGATAGACTCTCCAACACTCTCCAACAGAGATAACGAGCAAGGCACATCAAGAGAATCAATTTGCTGTAACAAACTAGAGCAAAGCCATAACAAGAAAGTAGAAGGTGCTGAATTCTTCCCAAGTGTACAGAAAACTTCAACATTTTCATGGCCTTACATAAGCAGTTGTCCTATTCTTGATGTTCTCGCCATAACTGAATATTTATCGAAGTTATAACTTGGTGTCGATCCAGTTGTCCTAGTCTTAAACTCATTCTGGTAATTTCCATATTTTTCGTAAAAGTTTCCAGTCAGAGTTGCTTTTAGATTATACTTATGGAGGATGCGTTCTATGTAAACTTGGGAAAGTATCAAAGATTTCATTATCAATTGCACATAAATAGAAACCAAAAATACAGGTGCAGCgagaaacatgaaaaaaaaactaataaaGAAAAATAGACCAGAGTAGAGAATAAACAATGATGTCTGGCCTGAAATTTGGTGTAGAATATTCTCAAAAGCAGATAACTAGAGGTTAACTTACGTCTTGGACAGTGCATCGAATATACTTTGAGCTTCTGGGGTGACACCAACACCAATTCTCCCGGCATCAAGCTCTGCTTGCCTGCAAATCATCACATGTGCCGTGAGAAGTGATTTGGCTGAGTAGAAAGTAATGCCATAAAGGATAATTCTGACGTTGATTGAATAGTAATAATGAATCCACAGTTCATACAAATGCTTAGTTAAAAACATTAACCTCTAAGAAACTTCTACAATTAAAACCAATGACCAGACAACTTCCTAAATCGAGTAGCCTAATTTCGGGTACCAAGTCAAACATCATCCATCAAGATGATAGCGGAAGAAAAATGCTGACAGAAGAAActcaaactaaaaatatctTCATTAAACTAGAATTTTCCTTGCTTCATGGTCACCTTGATTGCCCCTTGGGGAGCATACCTAATGTTTGAAGTCTAATAGTCCGCTGGGCATATGCATCACATACTGACAGTAAAACCAGGACAAAAGGGAATATATAATTAGAGACCTCACTTCCTCAGAAAATGCAAGCTTAgaagtttttttctttcttttttcttttgcaggTCAGTTACATGATGCATGCTTGTACTTCGAAGGAAGATGCtaccaaagaagaacaaaacaaCATGCACACCTAATTGATACAAACATGAAAGAAAGGCCATATTCAATACTTTATTAAATCCCAAATATTCTATGAACCGTGTTATGCCAGTTACGGTTGGCCAGTTTTTTTCCATGACAGGGTATCCTGAATTTCATTACCAAGGTAGGAAACTACAAAGTTCTGAGTGAATCCAAATATCCATGATCTACCAACATAAACGCTAGAACTACCACAGCACAGAGAGATGCTTCATTATTACATTCCCAAAATACTTCAGATTAACTTTGAAAACTATTGAAAACCATCACTACTAGGAACTCCAGCTTCCAAGTCGAAAGAACGACACCAAACTCCTATACACAGTATGGCTATCATCAAGAAATAGATATCAACGTTCATATCCTTCGCAACTTTTCACTAATCTAGAATGATCATTGCCCGTGGTTCAGACCTTGGCACTTCTTATGGATGAAAACTCTGCACCATGGCCTTCATTTGGCCAGGCTTTGATCTGCCCTGACTATAATTGCCAACAAATGAAATACAACTCTGACCAGATTGTGAAGCTCACAAGTATGCATCTTTCACAAGATATAAAATCTTTTGCTTATATAGTTAATAAATTGAAATCTCTACTACCATATGTCTATAACAGTTAAGAGGGGCACATTCAATATATTTCCTTATTTACTTAGTTGACATATATTGACACAGCCATGTGTTCTAATGATGAAGGCCAGGATCTGCAGACCAAGACAAACAGCCCTTCTGTCTCCAAGCATGTACACCCTTCACTATGACACAATTCTGCGTTAATTCTGGTGTTGATGTTTTGACATGGAAATAACTGATCACTTTACCAGCGAAAAGATTCGGATCCAACTGGGAAGCACAGCTTCAGCAATGTGGGTTTAGGCCACACATGGAAAGCTAAGCCTAGACTGCATTGCTTTGCTATGGACACGAGTTCACATTTACACTAGCTAGTATTGTAAAAAGTTAACTGCCAATTAATACTTGTTTCTCCAAGACGTATGATCCACTCATAACAACACCTTATACATAAGCAGCCCAAATCGGCATATTATGCAATCACAGTGATTCACGCACCTGagcgcggcctcctcccgcGCATAAATCGCGTCGAGGTCGAGCGTGCAGCCGGCAGGATCTAGTGGGTCGTCACCCTTGCTGACCACGGAGAACTCCCGTATGTAGTTCGCCTTGAGCACCCTCACGTTCCGCCGCTCCCCCCTCTCGGCCCTCCCCACGCCCTCCTGTGATCTATGCCGTCAtggaaacaaaacaaacaactcGCACGATATGAACAGCCAGATGGGGGGCGCGGAACACGAGCGATTTGGGAAGGATATGGATGACGAGGAGGTTGGATGGGCGGTCGAAGGCGACGATCTGGCCCTCGAACTCCTCCCCGAGGGTGGTCTTCGCGGAGATCACCACGCCGATGGCcaactcctcgccgccggcctccataccgccgccgccgccgccgctcggtggTCGATGGGGTTGGAgaggcggagagggaggagctCCGTAGGGGGTTTGGGGAAATCGGCAAACTCTGGGAAGTCCGGCCGGCCGACGCGCGAGAGCCAGTAAAAATCCTGGGAAGCAGGGGAAAATTCTACGGCCTGCTGTTGAGACGGTGGGCCTTAACAGTTCAGGGCCCGTTCAGACATCCTGGCCGCCTCCTGTGTCCATACGGCCCGGGCCCGTTCACGAGGAGAAATTTGTAAAAATAAGACTCCAAACATTGGCCTTTGCAGTTTTTCCATTAGACTCCAAACATTGGCTTTTGCAGTTTTTTCGTTCACGAGATGCCACCTATCAAATACACCAAAGCCCCGCCTCCTATGGTGGATTGGGCCAGATCACGGGGGATCATCATCTGCGACGCACTGGATAATGGTTGCCGAGTCTCCTGAATTACGCACTTGGATCCAAATCTTACAATAAAACTCCTGAATTGGATAGCTATCAACAGTTGCGATCAATTTCAGGGGGTCATATGTAAGTACTTTCATCAGCTTAGGTGGTTTTCTGTAAAGTATGTTGACTACAGTCTTCCCTTCTCTCCAGGCCTCATTCTTCTCCCTCCTGCATGCCCGCGCCGCAGCGATCGCCATGCTCCTCCTGCCCCCTCCAGCCCGCCAAGCGCCAACGCAAAATAAACCTGAATACCTAATGCCTTTCTAGCTAGACTTAACAAAATATGACACTCGAACAACTCATCTAAAAGAAACTTTAACAGTCGGGTTGATTGCTTGAAAGTATCTCTGTTACGACTAGAATATCACATATGCTGATATGCTCAAGACAAGCAAAAACTCGAATGTTGCTATGGATTCTGACATGGAATGAGGGATAAGCTACTAGCTAACAGAAAATACGACGAGATCAGATTCACAAATGCTGTGACTTCGCCATGACAGAACAAAATCTCAATGTCTCTTTGGCCTCCATCGAACTGCCTAATTCAGAGGGAGAGCTAACCGCACCAGCAGTGCACGATGCTTAAGCAGACTAGTTTCAATCATCTACATCTTGTGATTAACCAAAGGTGCAGATATACACATGTGCAACAAGCACATTCAGACTTCAAGCTTCCCAAACTTGTGGTCATTCTCCTGATATTTCGTCATGTATAGACCCTCCTCTTCAATCATTCAGgatttgaagcatagcattttCCTTCCACAGAAAACGTCCCTGCAATCGTAATACAAGTAATCTGGTGTTAAAAGGTTGCGAACCACATCAGCAAGAAATTACTTGTGTGCATTTAAAAGCAAACCAGATGTGTACATTTTAGAGCAAGTAATCTCAGAAAACAATGATGTTTCTTAAAAGCAACAACAAGCATAGCAAGATCGCACAGGTAAAACACCAATCAGATGGCTGAGATATAAATTACAGTGCCAATCCGGATATACTAGTATAAAAATCAGTGCCAATCCTGATATACTACTGTAGTAACAGTGGACCAAGAGTACATGCTTTTGCATATTCACTTATTTAGTGGACAAATTCAGCACCACTAGTCTTCAGTATAAAAAATGTACAAGTAAATATATTTCATCTCAAGAAAAAATACTAAAACATTTGAAGGACTACTAACTAAATGAGTAGACTCCTCTTAAATGATAAATTATGATTGTAGACATCTGCTATGGAAAACTATCTTCATCATGTCTATGATTCTGGGAGCAAAAAGAAATATCTTTTGCAACCTATGTTAAAAACAAGAGCAATAATGACATCTATTTCAGTAGGGCATACAGTTTCCATGCAGAAAAGcaataggaaaaaaaaaagatgtgttTACTTACATCATGGAACATCCTTTGcgtgatttctttttcttcttttctcttaGTTTAGTTGGAGGCTGGATTACTACCTTGATGGCAGCATCAAACACAGCTTTGACATTCTACATGTCagtgaaatatttcaaaataagcCGATTGTCTAGGATGCAACTGTGAGCTACAAGATCATAATACAACGAAAGGGAAAAAATGCTAGAGCAAGCACACACGGTCCCCTTACAACAACTTTACGTCTTTACCTGCTGTGTCTTTGAGCTGCACTCAATATAATACATAGCACCAATTTGTCTACGAAGTTCCTCCCCCTGCAAGGTCACGAGAAGTTCTTTAAGGATACAGAATGCATTAATATCTGATTTAACAGATACTGAAaacatataattatatataccTGCACTGTGGTAACAGGCACCAACCCAGGATGGTCCATCAAGTAGTGCTTGTCTTCACGAAGATCTGAAAGTAACATCAGTTTTTGCAAATATTTTAATCCACTCTATAACAAGTGATTTTTCTTGCAAGTATTAGGGTTCCTCATCCCAGCAGTAATTGAATGAGCATTGATGGGAATAAAAACAGTGAAAAGCAGCTAGTCCACAGACTAACAAAAAATTATGGTTATCTTTTCTGCTTTATGTTAAAGGTTCGTATTTATGGTATCAAAGCGTCAATTTATTAAATATAAACACAACATTCCATGCACTACCAAACATAACTTAAAGCTTTTCACATTTACTAAGTTGCACTAGAAAGATAAATTTGTGGTCAGTTCCATGTCAACCGTTTGGTCGGCAGTTACACAAATCATAACattgctttttcttttttacaaatttGCAAGGATC is drawn from Panicum virgatum strain AP13 chromosome 1N, P.virgatum_v5, whole genome shotgun sequence and contains these coding sequences:
- the LOC120657212 gene encoding protein LSM12 homolog, giving the protein MEAGGEELAIGVVISAKTTLGEEFEGQIVAFDRPSNLLVIQEGVGRAERGERRNVRVLKANYIREFSVVSKGDDPLDPAGCTLDLDAIYAREEAALRQAELDAGRIGVGVTPEAQSIFDALSKTLPVQWDKTDIVVMKEVRVRSPYLPENVSGGTAAANERVKKVIDFERKRLHARVPGQFS